A stretch of the Notamacropus eugenii isolate mMacEug1 chromosome 2, mMacEug1.pri_v2, whole genome shotgun sequence genome encodes the following:
- the IFITM10 gene encoding interferon-induced transmembrane protein 10 yields the protein MSILPCLPSLSFPPFPPTLPALPGPPRPLLSSIPDPPAGITEGPQEARVTPSCPLDGAFWIPRPPGAPPKGCFACVSKPPALQPSAASSAAAQGPAPTLCPMEAKSCKADSVRTGTGSGPGKHSAEKKTMTNPTTVIEIYPDTTEVNDYYLWSIFNFVYLNFCCLGFIALAYSLKVRDKKLLNDLNGAVEDAKTARLFNITSSALAAFCLLLIFIFLRYPLNDY from the exons ATGTCAATTCTACCttgtcttccttccctctccttcccaccctttccccccacccttcctgctctTCCAGGGCCGCCCAGGCCACTCCTCAGCTCCATACCTGACCCCCCAGCTGGCATCACGGAGGGCCCTCAGGAAGCCCGGGTGACCCCGTCCTGTCCCCTGGACGGGGCCTTCTGGATCCCCCGGCCTCCAGGCGCCCCCCCGAAGGGCTGCTTCGCTTGCGTGTCCAAGCCCCCGGCCCTGCAGCCTTCAGCAGCCTCCTCAGCAGCTGCACAGGGCCCGGCCCCCACCCTGTGTCCGATGGAGGCCAAGAGCTGCAAGGCTGACAGTGTCCGGACCGGCACAGGCTCAGGACCCGGCAAGCACTCGGCGGAGAAAAAGACCATGACGAACCCCACCACTGTCATTGAAATCTACCCTGATACCACGGAGGTCAATGACTATTACCTCTGGTCCATTTTCAACTTTGTCTACCTCAACTTCTGCTGTCTGGGCTTCATTGCTCTGGCCTACTCCCTGAAG GTTCGGGACAAGAAACTACTGAATGATTTGAATGGGGCTGTGGAAGACGCCAAGACGGCCCGTCTCTTCAATATCACCAGCTCAGCTCTGGCCGCCTTCTGCCtacttctcattttcattttcctgcGGTACCCCCTCAATGACTACTGA